A genome region from Pseudomonas helmanticensis includes the following:
- a CDS encoding DNA-binding domain-containing protein, translated as MRLKEWQLAFEAFLLDDGANANMALSDSLIGGPTLDIDTGLAIYHNAYKARLLEVLRDDFPSILHWMGDEEFERLATAYIRENPSTHYSLRWLGRGFESFIREHLIPQQSAPLAELAAMEWAFTLAFDAPAGEPLTIATMATLAPEEWPELQVKPSPSLQWQMCRFNSLSLWRSLKEQSEFPGSTTLEIPQVCLIWRNNLICNYRSLEPAEADALSGLLHDGWKFSELCAALAVIYGEGAPLQAVTWLKQWVEEGLLERLQR; from the coding sequence ATGCGCCTGAAAGAATGGCAACTGGCGTTCGAAGCGTTTCTGCTCGATGACGGTGCCAATGCCAATATGGCGTTGAGTGACAGCCTGATCGGTGGCCCGACACTGGATATCGACACTGGGCTGGCGATCTATCACAACGCCTACAAGGCGCGGTTGCTGGAAGTGCTGCGTGATGACTTTCCGAGCATCCTGCACTGGATGGGCGATGAAGAATTCGAGCGGCTCGCCACCGCGTACATCCGCGAAAACCCTTCAACTCATTACAGCCTGCGCTGGCTGGGTAGAGGCTTCGAAAGTTTTATCCGCGAGCATTTGATCCCGCAGCAGAGTGCCCCCTTGGCCGAATTGGCAGCGATGGAATGGGCATTCACCCTGGCCTTTGATGCGCCCGCCGGTGAACCGCTGACGATTGCAACAATGGCGACACTCGCCCCTGAAGAGTGGCCCGAGCTACAAGTCAAACCGAGCCCATCGTTGCAGTGGCAGATGTGCCGCTTCAATAGCCTTTCTCTGTGGCGGTCGCTGAAAGAGCAATCTGAATTTCCTGGCAGTACCACGCTGGAAATCCCTCAGGTCTGCCTGATCTGGCGTAACAACCTGATCTGCAACTACCGAAGCCTTGAACCTGCGGAAGCCGACGCGCTGAGTGGCTTGTTGCACGACGGCTGGAAATTCTCCGAACTGTGCGCTGCGCTGGCAGTCATTTATGGTGAGGGCGCACCACTTCAAGCTGTTACCTGGCTGAAACAGTGGGTTGAGGAAGGCTTGCTGGAGCGTCTGCAACGATAG
- the hflK gene encoding protease modulator HflK has product MQVDLEVDGTQVTGLPRFQQAATQGRRLRRWAIGLGALAGAGWVLAFFVGLFAPQSLWLPLLVNQSAALLVLVAGLQSAWWVTRWRAGVMNPQALTPLVVDGPPAADGWYERLLDRLSQRGLHLLGQIGAATLWLGGWALLVLLGIEQAWNLALPAAAVGLSATVGATLALLLAFGLLVLERQLAQENPAQWPEAGSLAQLTRVSIISLVLGAVCLLFAGENSVWPVRVAVLMGILPGLVAIELLLRAVLSVFSPHREQLEPPLLARSFFADMLRWPPQPLLALQHELHNRFGIDLRQIWAFSYMRRAFLPVLALVAVVGWLLTGIHEIPLQGRGIYERFGKPVEVFGPGLHSGLPWPLGRVLSVENGVVHELATSVGENPTPLQADPAEGPAPMTANRLWDASHVNDKSQVIASSRGEQQSFQIVNMDVRFVYRIGLSDQAALAATYNSADVPTLIRSTASRILVHDFASRTLDGLLGADRVGLADEIGRAVQDDLQKLDSGVEILATVVEAIHPPAGAANAYHSVQAAQIGAQALISRERGAAAEASNQAQLQASLARDQASANAREINAAAQAADLKFAAEQKAYASAGQAFVLEQYLGQLSQGLSKAKLLILDHRLGGSNAPTIDLRTFTLPADPTPARTTAQPGVSH; this is encoded by the coding sequence ATGCAAGTCGATCTGGAGGTTGATGGCACGCAAGTGACCGGACTGCCGCGCTTTCAACAGGCGGCCACGCAGGGCAGACGATTGCGGCGTTGGGCGATCGGCTTGGGTGCATTGGCGGGTGCGGGCTGGGTGCTGGCGTTTTTTGTCGGGTTATTCGCACCGCAATCACTGTGGTTGCCGCTTTTGGTCAATCAGAGCGCAGCATTGCTGGTGTTGGTCGCAGGCCTGCAATCGGCTTGGTGGGTGACGCGCTGGCGCGCAGGGGTGATGAATCCTCAGGCGTTAACCCCGCTGGTGGTTGACGGGCCTCCCGCAGCCGATGGCTGGTATGAGCGCCTGCTCGATCGCCTTAGTCAGCGTGGCCTGCATCTGCTCGGGCAGATTGGTGCAGCGACGTTATGGTTGGGCGGGTGGGCGTTGCTGGTGCTACTTGGCATCGAGCAGGCGTGGAATCTGGCATTGCCGGCCGCCGCTGTCGGACTGTCCGCTACGGTGGGCGCGACGCTGGCGTTGCTGTTGGCGTTCGGTCTGTTGGTGCTGGAGCGGCAACTGGCCCAGGAAAATCCTGCGCAATGGCCAGAAGCAGGTTCGTTGGCACAATTGACGCGTGTCTCGATCATCAGTCTGGTGTTGGGTGCGGTGTGTTTGTTGTTTGCCGGCGAAAACTCCGTGTGGCCGGTTCGCGTTGCTGTGCTGATGGGTATTTTGCCGGGATTGGTCGCGATCGAGCTGCTATTGCGTGCCGTTCTTTCGGTTTTTAGCCCGCATCGCGAACAGCTCGAACCGCCGCTGCTGGCGCGCAGTTTTTTTGCCGACATGTTGCGTTGGCCGCCGCAGCCGCTACTCGCGTTGCAGCACGAATTGCACAACCGTTTCGGCATCGATCTGCGGCAGATCTGGGCTTTCAGTTACATGCGTCGTGCCTTTCTACCGGTGCTGGCGCTGGTCGCGGTGGTTGGCTGGTTGCTCACCGGTATTCATGAAATCCCGCTGCAAGGCCGTGGCATCTACGAGCGTTTCGGCAAACCTGTGGAGGTCTTCGGTCCGGGCTTACATAGCGGTTTACCGTGGCCTCTTGGGCGGGTGCTGAGCGTCGAAAACGGTGTAGTGCATGAGCTGGCAACCAGCGTCGGTGAAAACCCGACGCCTCTGCAAGCCGATCCCGCTGAGGGGCCGGCGCCGATGACGGCCAATCGGTTGTGGGACGCTAGCCACGTCAATGATAAATCCCAGGTCATCGCCAGCAGTCGGGGCGAGCAGCAGAGCTTTCAGATCGTCAACATGGACGTGCGGTTCGTCTATCGCATTGGTCTGAGCGATCAGGCAGCGCTGGCCGCGACCTACAACAGCGCCGATGTTCCGACGCTGATTCGCAGCACCGCCAGCCGGATTCTGGTGCACGATTTTGCCTCGCGCACACTGGACGGTTTGCTTGGAGCGGACAGGGTAGGGCTGGCCGATGAAATCGGTCGCGCGGTGCAGGATGATCTGCAAAAGCTCGACAGCGGAGTGGAAATTCTTGCCACGGTGGTCGAAGCCATTCATCCACCGGCCGGCGCCGCCAATGCCTACCACAGTGTGCAAGCGGCGCAGATTGGCGCGCAGGCGTTGATCTCGCGGGAGCGCGGCGCCGCCGCTGAAGCGAGTAATCAGGCGCAACTGCAGGCCAGCCTTGCGCGCGATCAGGCCAGCGCCAATGCGCGTGAAATCAACGCAGCGGCGCAGGCTGCGGACCTGAAATTCGCTGCCGAACAAAAAGCCTATGCCAGTGCCGGTCAGGCATTTGTGCTGGAGCAATACCTCGGTCAGCTCAGCCAAGGTCTGAGTAAAGCCAAATTGCTGATACTCGACCACCGCCTCGGCGGCAGCAACGCGCCGACCATCGACCTGCGTACGTTCACGCTGCCGGCTGACCCGACGCCCGCGCGCACCACCGCTCAACCAGGAGTTAGCCATTGA
- the hflK gene encoding protease modulator HflK produces the protein MSEEVPRGTHSLNSPWIQAGRLAFFALYAVTVLAALAWAFSNVRQIDPQNRAVVLHFGALDRIQNAGLLLAWPQPFEQVVLLPAADRVIERRVENLLRTDEALKADRVASFATPLSDALAGSGYLLTGDAGVVQLDVRVFYKVTDPYDFVLQGEHVLPALDRLVTRSAVVLTAARDLDTILVARPELIGADNQAAERREKLRGDLVQGINQRLANLKASGQGIGIEVARVDVQSSLPDPAVSAFNAVLTASQQADKAVANARTDAEKLTQTANELADRTLQVAHAQAGERLAKASADTATVSSLASATDPQMLLRLYRERMPKILGQSGSVTTVDPKDDSRLIIQGASK, from the coding sequence ATGAGTGAAGAAGTTCCACGTGGAACACATTCGCTCAATAGCCCATGGATTCAAGCGGGACGTTTGGCGTTTTTTGCCTTGTACGCGGTGACGGTACTGGCCGCATTGGCTTGGGCGTTCTCCAATGTGCGGCAGATCGACCCGCAGAATCGCGCGGTGGTTTTGCACTTTGGCGCGCTGGATCGCATTCAGAATGCCGGTCTGTTGTTGGCGTGGCCCCAGCCATTCGAGCAAGTGGTTTTGTTGCCAGCGGCGGATCGGGTCATCGAGCGCCGTGTGGAAAACCTGCTGCGCACGGATGAGGCGCTCAAGGCTGATCGGGTCGCCTCGTTCGCGACACCCTTGAGCGATGCATTGGCCGGCTCTGGTTATTTATTGACCGGTGACGCCGGTGTGGTGCAACTGGATGTCCGCGTGTTTTACAAAGTCACCGACCCGTATGATTTTGTCCTGCAAGGAGAACATGTCTTGCCGGCACTCGATCGTCTGGTGACACGCAGTGCTGTGGTACTGACAGCCGCGCGGGATCTGGACACCATTCTGGTCGCCCGACCGGAACTGATCGGTGCCGATAATCAGGCTGCCGAGCGTCGTGAAAAACTCCGTGGTGATCTGGTGCAAGGCATCAACCAACGTTTGGCGAACTTGAAGGCGAGCGGCCAGGGCATCGGCATTGAAGTAGCGCGAGTCGATGTGCAATCGAGTTTGCCGGACCCAGCGGTCAGCGCTTTCAACGCGGTCTTGACCGCCAGTCAGCAAGCCGACAAAGCCGTGGCCAACGCACGCACTGACGCCGAGAAACTCACTCAAACCGCCAACGAACTAGCTGACCGAACGTTGCAGGTCGCCCATGCACAGGCCGGCGAACGCCTGGCGAAAGCTTCTGCCGACACCGCCACCGTATCGAGTCTGGCCAGCGCCACCGACCCGCAAATGCTCCTGCGTCTGTACCGCGAGCGCATGCCGAAGATTCTCGGTCAGTCCGGATCGGTGACCACGGTCGACCCGAAAGACGATTCCCGCCTGATCATTCAGGGAGCCAGTAAATGA
- the hflC gene encoding protease modulator HflC has protein sequence MSQSHTHEPHDHSGHDHGRGGHHHHHGHHHHGAPEEAGPFPWRRMGWAALLVVFAIAAASLVQVRSGEATVITRFGNPSRVLLEPGLSWRWPAPFEAAIPVDLRLRTTSSGLQDVGTRDGLRIIVQAYVAWQVQGDPDNVQRFMRAVQNQPDEAARQIRTFVGSALETTASSFDLASLVNTDASQVRIGDFEAQLRQQIDQQLLATYGVRVVQIGIERLTLPSVTLTATVDRMRAERETIATERTAIGKREAAQIRSAAERDARIVQADATVKAADIEAQSRVEAAQIYGRAYASSPQLYNLLRSLDTLGTIVTPDTKLILRTDAAPFRVLVDGPPTLDSKSGSQP, from the coding sequence TTGAGCCAGTCGCATACTCACGAACCGCATGATCACAGCGGCCACGATCATGGTCGCGGCGGGCATCACCATCATCATGGTCATCATCACCACGGCGCGCCGGAAGAGGCGGGGCCGTTCCCGTGGCGACGCATGGGCTGGGCGGCGTTGCTGGTGGTATTTGCCATTGCTGCGGCGAGCCTGGTGCAAGTGCGCTCCGGCGAGGCCACGGTCATCACCCGTTTTGGTAACCCGTCGCGAGTGTTGCTCGAACCGGGTTTGAGCTGGCGCTGGCCGGCGCCGTTCGAGGCTGCGATCCCGGTCGATCTGCGTCTGCGCACCACCTCCAGCGGCTTGCAGGATGTCGGTACGCGTGACGGTTTGCGCATCATTGTGCAGGCGTATGTGGCTTGGCAGGTGCAGGGCGATCCGGACAATGTGCAGCGCTTCATGCGCGCGGTGCAGAATCAGCCTGACGAAGCGGCACGACAGATTCGCACCTTCGTCGGCTCGGCGCTGGAAACCACCGCGAGCAGTTTTGATCTGGCGAGTCTGGTCAATACTGACGCCAGTCAGGTGCGCATTGGCGATTTCGAAGCGCAATTGCGTCAGCAGATTGATCAGCAGTTGCTCGCCACTTACGGCGTGCGCGTGGTGCAGATTGGTATCGAACGTTTAACCTTGCCGTCGGTGACGCTGACCGCGACGGTCGATCGGATGCGTGCCGAGCGCGAAACAATTGCCACGGAACGTACGGCGATCGGCAAGCGAGAAGCGGCGCAGATCCGTTCTGCCGCCGAACGCGATGCGCGAATTGTGCAAGCCGATGCGACGGTGAAAGCCGCCGATATCGAAGCGCAATCTCGCGTCGAAGCGGCGCAGATCTACGGTCGTGCTTACGCCAGTTCGCCACAGCTCTACAACTTGCTGCGCTCGCTGGATACGCTCGGCACCATCGTCACGCCCGACACCAAACTGATTCTGCGTACGGATGCCGCACCATTCCGCGTGCTGGTCGATGGCCCGCCAACGCTCGACAGCAAAAGCGGATCGCAGCCATGA
- a CDS encoding Lrp/AsnC family transcriptional regulator, translated as MKLDAFDRKILAALQRNGRLSNVELADEIGLSASPCLRRVRMLEEAGVIRGYQANLDRDEVGLGLTVFVGVKVERHNDEQAEAFYRAVTALPEVISAFLVSGESDFLLQVVVPDLRAYDRFLSGCLLKLPGVSDIRSNFAIHTVKTPGALPLGHLPA; from the coding sequence ATGAAACTCGACGCCTTTGACCGGAAGATTCTTGCCGCGCTGCAACGTAACGGACGCCTGAGCAATGTCGAGCTGGCGGATGAGATCGGTTTGTCGGCATCGCCATGTCTGCGCCGCGTGCGCATGCTGGAAGAAGCGGGGGTGATCCGTGGCTATCAGGCCAATCTGGATCGCGATGAAGTGGGGCTGGGGCTGACGGTGTTTGTCGGGGTCAAGGTCGAGCGCCATAACGACGAGCAGGCGGAAGCGTTCTACCGGGCGGTGACGGCGTTGCCGGAGGTGATTTCAGCGTTTCTGGTGTCCGGTGAATCGGACTTTCTGCTGCAAGTGGTGGTGCCCGATCTGCGCGCGTATGACCGTTTTCTCAGCGGTTGTCTGCTGAAACTGCCAGGCGTGAGTGATATTCGCAGCAACTTTGCGATTCATACGGTGAAGACGCCGGGGGCATTGCCGCTTGGGCATCTGCCTGCCTGA
- the bufA2 gene encoding BufA2 family periplasmic bufferin-type metallophore: MTIKTAAAGAALALAAATMFAGVATNAMAADANVHCYGVNACKGQNDCKTKDHACKGMGSCKGQGFKAMTQTACDKAGGKVGE, translated from the coding sequence ATGACTATCAAGACCGCTGCTGCTGGTGCCGCTCTCGCTTTGGCCGCCGCCACGATGTTTGCCGGTGTCGCGACCAACGCAATGGCTGCCGATGCCAATGTTCACTGCTACGGCGTGAATGCCTGCAAAGGCCAGAACGACTGCAAGACCAAAGACCACGCCTGCAAAGGCATGGGTTCGTGCAAAGGCCAGGGCTTCAAGGCGATGACTCAGACGGCTTGCGACAAAGCAGGTGGCAAGGTCGGCGAATAA
- the bufB gene encoding MNIO family bufferin maturase: MPAVHPFLGYGLGLRSAYYQQILEQSPHVDWFEVVSENFMVQGGKALYYLDAIAERYPLVMHGVSLSIGGPHALDPDYLKQLKQLADRVKPAWISDHLCWSRGNAHQLHDLLPLPYTAESLVYIAGRVAQVQDVLQRPLVLENVSSYVRAASDDFTEWEFLAALSRESGCELLLDVNNVYVSSRNHGFDPWAFIEHLPVDKVRQLHLAGHSDYGDYVIDTHDHPVSDPVWALYRRTLEHFGPVATLLERDDHFPPFEELLDELHTARELGDQVLARRQQCA, encoded by the coding sequence ATGCCTGCTGTTCATCCTTTCCTTGGTTACGGCCTCGGCTTGCGTAGTGCCTATTACCAGCAGATCCTCGAACAGTCGCCGCACGTCGACTGGTTTGAAGTGGTCTCGGAAAATTTCATGGTGCAGGGCGGCAAGGCCCTGTATTACCTCGACGCCATCGCCGAGCGCTATCCGTTGGTGATGCACGGAGTGTCCTTGTCCATCGGTGGGCCGCATGCCCTCGATCCGGACTATCTCAAACAACTCAAGCAACTTGCTGACCGGGTCAAACCGGCATGGATCTCCGACCACTTGTGCTGGAGCCGTGGCAACGCGCATCAGTTGCATGATCTGCTGCCACTGCCGTACACCGCCGAAAGCCTTGTGTACATCGCCGGGCGAGTCGCGCAAGTGCAGGACGTGTTACAGCGGCCACTGGTGCTGGAGAACGTCTCCAGTTATGTGCGCGCCGCGTCGGATGATTTCACCGAGTGGGAATTTCTTGCCGCTCTGAGCCGGGAGAGCGGCTGCGAGTTGCTGCTGGACGTGAACAACGTCTACGTCAGTTCACGCAATCACGGTTTCGATCCGTGGGCCTTCATCGAGCATCTGCCTGTCGATAAAGTCCGCCAGTTGCACCTCGCCGGGCACAGCGACTATGGCGACTACGTGATCGACACCCATGACCATCCGGTGAGCGATCCGGTCTGGGCGCTGTATCGACGCACCTTAGAACACTTCGGCCCGGTGGCCACGTTGCTCGAGCGCGATGATCATTTTCCGCCCTTCGAAGAATTGCTCGATGAATTGCACACCGCGCGTGAACTGGGCGACCAGGTCCTGGCCAGGAGGCAACAATGCGCCTGA
- a CDS encoding heavy metal translocating P-type ATPase, with translation MSATTAAPSLLSSAEQRRAARQLTLAMLALGLLSLGLIWRWMIPEQTGVSQLLLGFASLLVAVPVMRSAWYSLRYPSLHGITDQLIALAMLGAWATGDLLTAALLPIIMIFGHVLEERSVIGSQEAIHALAQLTRSHARKVQADGSIIEVDNGTLKSGDRVEVRAGDRVPADGRVLSGQASLDTASITGESVPVEAGVGMTVFGGAINLDGLLRIEVTRTGDESTLGKVIALMQNAERSKPPITRLLERYAGSYMVLVLLLAAVTWFITNDAQAMLAVLVAACPCALVLSAPATAIAGVAVAARHGILIRSSAFLEELADLTSLVVDKTGTLTYGTLRLQSINSPCADSSTVMALAASLGAASSHPVSRALAGLVSQDACWSLKDIHERQGLGVVAMTEQGEAALGRPELFGHLGIATTAVPEHDGPIAGLALNGEFLAWLLLADSVKPEARFALNELRELGLGRQLLLTGDRQSVAQALARDVGLHEVEAQALPEDKLNRVLKEIDNGFRPMVVGDGINDSLALKAGVVGVAMGVGGADIALASADIVLIGSDLRRLGTCVRLSRQCRRTLQVNVIIGLGWTLVIVVFAAFGWLGAAGAMIAALLHNLSTLLVLGNAGRLLRFQEPLLKLKEET, from the coding sequence ATGAGCGCGACCACTGCTGCACCGAGCCTGTTGTCCTCGGCCGAACAACGCCGTGCGGCGCGTCAATTGACCTTGGCCATGCTCGCACTGGGTCTGCTGAGCCTCGGCTTGATTTGGCGCTGGATGATCCCGGAACAAACCGGCGTCAGTCAGTTACTGCTGGGTTTTGCCTCTTTATTGGTGGCTGTCCCGGTAATGCGTTCGGCGTGGTACAGCCTGCGTTACCCGAGTCTGCACGGGATTACCGATCAGTTGATCGCCTTGGCAATGCTTGGGGCGTGGGCGACCGGCGATCTGCTGACTGCGGCGTTGCTGCCGATCATCATGATCTTTGGCCATGTGCTGGAAGAGCGCAGCGTGATTGGTTCGCAGGAAGCGATTCATGCCCTCGCCCAACTGACCCGCAGCCACGCGCGTAAGGTTCAGGCGGATGGTTCGATCATCGAAGTGGATAATGGCACGCTGAAATCCGGCGACAGGGTTGAGGTGCGAGCCGGAGATCGGGTGCCGGCGGACGGTCGGGTACTGTCCGGACAGGCCAGCCTCGATACGGCCTCGATTACCGGTGAATCGGTGCCGGTGGAAGCGGGCGTCGGCATGACAGTGTTCGGTGGTGCAATCAACCTCGATGGTCTGCTGCGCATCGAAGTGACCCGCACGGGCGATGAATCGACACTGGGCAAAGTCATTGCCCTGATGCAAAACGCCGAACGTTCGAAGCCGCCAATTACCCGTTTGCTCGAGCGTTATGCCGGCAGTTACATGGTGTTGGTGTTGCTGCTCGCGGCAGTGACCTGGTTTATCACCAATGATGCGCAAGCGATGCTTGCCGTGTTGGTCGCGGCCTGTCCGTGCGCATTGGTGTTGTCCGCCCCGGCGACGGCGATTGCCGGTGTGGCGGTGGCGGCGCGGCACGGCATTCTTATCCGCAGTTCGGCATTCCTCGAAGAACTGGCCGACCTCACCTCGCTGGTGGTCGACAAGACCGGCACTTTGACATATGGCACCTTGCGTTTGCAGTCGATCAACAGTCCGTGCGCCGATTCATCGACGGTCATGGCGTTGGCGGCCAGTCTCGGCGCGGCGAGCAGTCACCCGGTCAGCCGGGCTCTGGCGGGGCTGGTCAGTCAGGACGCGTGTTGGTCACTCAAGGATATTCATGAGCGCCAAGGCCTGGGTGTGGTCGCCATGACCGAGCAGGGCGAGGCGGCATTGGGCCGACCGGAGTTGTTTGGCCACCTGGGCATCGCCACGACAGCCGTGCCTGAGCACGACGGTCCGATTGCCGGCCTGGCGCTGAACGGTGAATTCCTCGCCTGGCTGTTGCTCGCCGACAGCGTCAAACCGGAAGCCCGCTTTGCCCTCAATGAGTTGCGTGAACTGGGGCTCGGACGGCAACTGTTGCTGACCGGTGATCGTCAGAGCGTGGCCCAGGCCCTGGCGCGAGATGTCGGCTTGCACGAGGTTGAAGCGCAAGCCTTGCCCGAGGACAAACTCAATCGCGTGCTCAAGGAAATCGACAATGGTTTCCGGCCAATGGTGGTCGGCGATGGCATCAACGATTCGCTGGCACTCAAGGCCGGTGTGGTCGGCGTGGCGATGGGCGTTGGCGGTGCCGACATCGCACTGGCCTCGGCCGACATCGTGCTGATCGGCAGTGACCTGCGCCGACTCGGCACCTGTGTGCGGCTGAGTCGTCAATGCCGGCGAACCTTGCAGGTCAACGTGATCATCGGTCTGGGCTGGACGCTGGTGATCGTGGTGTTCGCTGCATTCGGCTGGCTCGGCGCTGCCGGGGCGATGATTGCTGCGTTGCTGCATAACCTCAGCACCTTGCTGGTACTCGGCAACGCCGGACGTTTGCTGCGTTTTCAGGAGCCGCTGTTGAAGCTCAAGGAAGAAACCTGA